A window of Candidatus Aminicenantes bacterium genomic DNA:
GAAGGGCGGATTGCATTTTCACACTCCCAACGGCCTGCATACAAGGGAAATCGACAAGGAAACGGCGGCGGTGATGCACGCGGCCGGTTTTACCACCATTCGCCTCGCTTTCGAATCGCTGGCGCCCCGGATTTTGCGGCGCAGCGACAACAAGGTCGGGAAGGAGCAGATGGAAATCGCCGTGCACAACCTGGAGCTGGCCGGGTACCGGCGCAGCCAGATCGGCGCCTACCTTCTCTTTGGCTATCCCGGCCAGTCCATGGCTGAAATGAAGGCTTTCATCAGCGACCTGGGGGTGGTGCCGCACCTGGCGCTTTTATCGCCGGTGCCGGGCACGGCCGATTTCCGGGCGCTGCAGCGGCAAGGGGTCCTGTCCACGCCGCTCGACCCGCTGGAGACGAACAAGATCTATTTCCTGTATCAAAAATCGGGGTTCAGCGGCGAGGAGATTATAAAGGTCAATGAAATGGCCGCCGAAATTACTAAAGCTAATCTTGATCCCAACGGGGATTAGGGTTTTTTCTTTTTTTTACGTAGCACCCAATTGAGCAGCACAAACCACCCACCGACTTTGGCGGGTTTGGTTTGTCTGCCCGGCTGGGGGATCTAAGCCTTCTTCTTTCTTTTTCGCAGTACCCAGCCGGGAATGTTCCGCTGGCGCTGGCGGGCGATGGCGAGGGCATTACGCGGGACATTTTCGGTGATGGTCGAACCGGCGCCGACGTAGCTGTTGCGGTGCACGGTGACCGGGGCCACCAGCTCGGTGCCGGAGCCGATGAAGACATTGTCTTCGATGACAGTGGGATTTTTCTTGGTGCCGTCGTAATTGCAGGTGAGGGTGCCGGCGCCGATGTTGACTTTCCTGCCCACGCGGGCGTCGCCGACATAGGTCAGGTGCATGGCCTTCGAGTTCTGGCCGAACACGCTTTTTTTCATCTCGACGAAGTTCCCGATTTTCGCCCCCTGCTTGACCAGCGTGCCGTTGCGCAGGTGGCAATAGGGGCCGAGCTGGACATCGTTGGCGATGCGCGAATCGCGGATGATTGACCCGGGTAGGATGAGGCAATGGTCGCCGACGAGCGAATTTTCAATGAAACAATTGGGGTAAATCCGGACATCCTTGCCGATCCGCGATTCCCCCTTGATGACCACTCCCGGTCCGATCGTGGTGCCCTTGCCGATTGGCGCCAGGCCGTCCATGAAAAAATTGCCGAAATCCTCGACCCGGACCCCTTTTTTCTGCAGGGTGCGAACCTGGAGGCCGATCACCGCGCTTTCGACTTGGCGCGGTTCGGTTTCCGGGTTGAGAAGCGGAATGGCATATGCCAAAGGCAAGGAGCGGGCTTTTTTGCCGGCCTTCAACCTCTTGAAGAGGCCCGGCTTCAGGGAGATTTTTTCCTGCGCCAGGAAAGCTTTGGAAACGATGAAAAAGGGGCTGTTTTCCGGCGCGTAGAGCCATGGTGTCGCCTGGTCGCAGTTTTTCAACCAGCGCCCGAGTTCCCGGAGAACGGCTTCGCCGGCAACCGGAAATTCGGCCAAATCAAATACGAACAGGGTATCAAAGTTGCCCCCAACGTGAGGCAGGGGGAAAAACGTGCACGATGGGTAAAAGCAGGCCAGCCAGAAACGCAGGCCGCGGTCGCGGAAAAGCAATTTTTCGAGCGCGGGGCGGGAACAGTCAATTGCCGCGGCAATCATTCCACGAGGTTCAGAAAATCCTGGCTTTGCTGCAGCGGTTCGAAGTCGGGCTCATTGTAGAGGATGACCTTGTAGGCGGCGTCCTTTTTGACGCATTTTTCCACGTAGCGCAGGGAGCTGGCCGTGTCCTCTTTCTTCAGATAGGCGGCGGCGAAGAGGAAATACAGGTAGGCGTCCTTGTAGTTTTCCTTTTCGGCGCGGTTAAACAGCTCGAGGGCCTGGTCGGTGTTGCCGGCATTCAGCTGAAAGACGCCTTCCCAAACGTAATCCTCGTTCGATTCCAGCTTTATCGTGGCCGGGTGCAGCTGGGCCTGGGTGATGGCGTAGTGCACCTTGACCCGGGTCTGGATCTCCAGCACGCTGTAGAACTCCGAGTCCTTGTAGGCGTCGATTATCTGCTTGAAGGACGCTTCCGCCTTGTGAAAGCTTTTCTTATGGAACAACTGCAGCGCTTTTTCGTATTCTGCGGTGATCGTCTGCAGTTCCTTTTCTTCCTTGAGCTTCATTTTGCCAACCTCCAGAAATTCATTTTACCTCTTTTGCATGGTTTTTTCAACAGCAGACGGGCGGAAAGGGCAGATTGAAGGAATAGACTAAAAAACTACTTGCCGGTCGCGTAACGCTCAGGGATAACGCCGAGGACTTCAATGCCGGCTCCCTTGGCGATATCGATGATGCGCAGTACTTCTTGGTAAGGCAGGGTTTCGTCGGCTCTGATAAAGATAGTCTTGTCCTGGCGGATCTGGTACATATCACGCAGCCTGTTTTCCAGCAGGTTCAGTTCGATGGGGTCCTGATTTATTTTTATTGTTTTATCGCTTTCCATAGTAAGAACAACGGCGGTTGTCGGACCTTCCGGGCCTTGACCTCCGGTCTCCGGGAGCTTGATATCGATTCCCTTCTGCAGGACGGGGGTGATGACCATGAAAATGATGAGCAGAACAAGCAAAATATCGCATAAGGGGACTACGTTCGGTTCTGATTTTGATTTGCTGGCACCAATATCAACGCTCATGACAGACCTCCTCGATGAAAGTGATAATTTAGCAGATAAAAAAAATAAAGTCAAGCCCAAAGCGAAAAAATATTTTTCCGCTCCCGGCCCCTCATTTTAGCGCCGGAAGTTTAAAAAAACAAGATTTTTTGCTATATTGAGCCCATGGAACCCGAACGCCTTTTATCCGAGTATACCCTGACCTGCATGCTGGAAACCAGCGTCAGCCGTTTCCGCCACCGTCCCGCCCTGGGCATGGCCTTCGAAAAGCCGATCACCTACGGCGATTTCTACAATTCGGTGATCGGCATGTCCCGTATTTTAAAGAAGCAGGGGATTCTGAAGGGAGACCGAATCGCCATCCTGGGCGAGAACTCCGCCAACTGGGGCATCGCCTATTTCGCCGCCGTGCTCAGTGGGGCCATCGTGGTGCCGATTTTGCCCGACTTTTCCGAAGCCGACATCCACCACGTCCTGACCGACTCGGAGGCCAAAATCCTGTTCACCACCCAGCGGCAGATGGAAAAGGTGCTGGGCTTGCGCGAGCACAAATTGCAGGCGGTGATCACCCTCGACGATTTCAACGCCGAGAACGACTGGCTGCCGTTGGAGCCTTTTTCCAAGTTCATCGAAAAAGCGCTGAATTTTCTCCGCCAGATCCCCGACAAGATCGGCCTGAAATCGAGCGATATCGGGGAAGACGACATCGCCTCGATCATCTACACTTCGGGAACTTCCGGCCACTCCAAGGCGGTCATGCTCAGCCACAAGAATTTCGTCGTCAACGTGCTCGCCGCCGACACGGTGATCTCGGTCCGCCCCGATTGGACCTTCCTGTCCGTTCTGCCCCTGTCGCACACCTACGAGTTCACCCTGGGCTTTTTGTTCCCGCTGCTCAAGGGGGCGCGGATCGTGTACGCCGGCAAAACCCCCACGCCCAGCGTGCTGGAGAAAATCTGCCACCAGGAGAAACCAACCATCATCGCCGCCGTGCCCCTGATCATGGAGAAAATATACAAGAAAAAGGTCCAGGCCGCCTTTGAAAAGAGCCTGTTCGTCAAGCTCCTCGCCAAGATCCCCGGTTTTAAAATGAAAATATACAGGAAGATCAAGGGCAAGCTGATCGATTTCTTTGGCGGCGAGCTCCAGATCATGGCTATCGGCGGAGCGGCCATCAATCGCGAGGCGGAAATGTTCCTGCGCAAGTCGGGCTTCCCTTACCTGATCGGCTACGGGCTGACCGAGTCGGCCCCGCTGCTGGCCGGCGGACCATGGGGCGATGCGACCATACCGGTCGGATCGACCGGCAAACCGATCTCCGGGGTGGAGATCAAGATCGTCGGCGCCGATCCACGCAGCGGGATAGGCGAGATTTACGCCCGCGGCGAAAACATCATGAAAGGGTATTACAAGAACCCGGCCCTGACCAAGGAAGTGATCGATGACCAGGGCTGGCTGCGCACCGGCGACCTGGGCAGTTTTGACAAGTTCGGCAACCTGAGTATCCGCGGCCGCTGTAAGAACATGATCCTGATGTCCAACGGCGAGAACATCTACCCCGAAGCCATTGAGGACAAGATCAACGCCTGCATGCACGTTTCCGAATCGCTGGTGATGGAAAACAAGGGGCTGCTGGAGGCCTGGGTGTACCTCGACTACGACCTGATTGACGAGGAAACCAGGGGCGAGAGCGAGAAGAAAAAGCTGGCCTACATCGATGAATTGCTGGAAAAGCTGAAAGGGGTTATCAACCCCCAGCTGGCGGCCTTTTCGCAGATCTCCCGTTTCGTCGAGCACAAGGAACCGTTTGAGAAGACCGCTACCAGCAAGATCAAGCGCTACTTATACACCCATTGAGGCGCTGTCGCGCACGCATTCGCAGGTGCTGCGCACACGCGGACGCAGCCGCAGGCGCTGACGCAAATCTAATTTTTTATGACGATGCTCGGCTTGTCATTTTTCAGGCTGATGCTGACCTCGGTCTCCACCAGGTTGTTGGTCACCATCTTGGCCTTCATGCTGTTGATAACCTTTTCCTTGTCCGGGATTGCCTTGCTGTTTTTGGGTAGCAGCTGCACGTAGGCTGCGTACAATTTTTCAAAACTGTCTTCATCGTTCAGGCTCAGGTGGATAGCCTTGGCGGCCTTGGCCTTCTCAGGCTGGGCCGGTGCCTGCGGCTGGGTGCGGGGCTTGGCCGGAGGCGGCGCGGCCTCCTTTTTTTTCTGCTGCTTGGAGACTCCCGATTCCGATTCGTTCAACTGTTTCAGCCACAAATTGTTGTACAGATTGAAGCGCGCGGCCAGGTTCTGGATGATCATGCTCATGCGGGCGGTCTTGGCGCCGCCGTAGATCAGCTTGCGGATGGCCTTCTCGCACCCCTCCCGCTCCTGCTCGGGCGGCTGCTTGGTCTCCCCGGCAAAAAAGAGGATGTACTTCGACTTCAGGTCGTCGATCTTCCGCTCCAAGGCCGCGACCTCGGTTTCCGAAGCGGTCGAACTGGGGTTCAGACGGTCATCCTCGATCATGGCTGCGCTTAATATGTTTTGGCCTTTTCTTCACCGCTCAGGACGCGCAGCACCCCTTCAGCCAGGGCCTGCATCTCGTCCTCGCCGGGATAGACATGCAGCAGGGCGATGAACTGAATGCGCTGGCGGATCAGCTCGACGAAAAACTCGTTGAAAGCGATGCCGCCGGTGACGAGGATCGCGTCCACCCGGCCGTTGACCACGGTGCTCAAGCCGCCCGCCTCCTTGGCCACCTGGTAGGCCATGGCCTGCACGACCTCCATGGTTTCGCTGTCGCCGGCCAGGTATTTGTCCTTGATCTTGAGGAAATCCTTGCTGCCCAGGTAGGAGAACAGGCCGCCCGAGCCGAAAACGGTTTTTTCAAAAGTCTTGTAGGGCAGGTTGTTCTCGCAGATGTAGCGCGCCACTTGCAGGGTGGGCAGGCCGCCGCTGCGGTCGGCGGAGAAGGCGCCCTCTTCGGCGGGATTGACGGCATCGATCATGCGTCCGCCCTTGTGGATGGAGAGCGAATTCCCGGTCCCGAGGTGGATGACCAGCAAGGTCACTTTCCGATAGTCCAGTTTTTTCTCGCGGCAGAAGCGCTTGGCCACGGCCTTCATGTTCAGGGCGTGGGTGAGCATCACTCGGCTGAAAAGGCGGTGGCCCGAATAGCGGGCCAGCGGCTCGGCCTCATCCACGGAGACGGGATCGACAATATAGCAGGTGATGCCCAGCTTCTGGGCGATGGAATAGCCGATCTGGGCCGCCAGGTTGGAGGCGTGGGAGCCCTGGCGGGCTTCGATCAGGTCAGCGACCATCGCCGGGTTGACGGCATAGGTGCCGCTGGCCAGGGGCTTGAGCAGCCCGCCGCGAGCGGCCACGGCCTGGATTTCGGCCGGGTCGATCCCCTTTTCCTTCAAGAAGGTTTGGATCAACTCTTCGCGAAAATTCTTCTGGGCGTTCATGTCGCTAAAGCGGGTGAGTTGGTCGTCGCTGTGCTTGATCGATTCGACCCAGCGGGCGGACCCCCCTTCGTAGATGGCGACCTTGGTTGAGGTGTTGCCGGGATTGATGACCAGGATCAGTTTTTGGGGCATGGTTTCCTCATAGGCGGGATTTGATGTATTTGCCGACGATGAGCTCCAGCTTTTTGTAGGTCTTCTCCGGGATCATGGCCGGCGCCGTGATGATCGACGTGGCCAGGGCGCTTCCGCAGGCGCAGGCCTCTCTTTTTTCGGGGATGGCGGCGATGATCAGCGGCAGCAGTTTTTTCACGCCGGCCACGGCCTTGTTCAGGTTGGCGACGACCATTTCCACCGTGACCGATTCGCCGCTTTGGTGCCAGCAGTCGAAGTCGGTGACCAGGGCCAGTGGCAGGAAGCACATCTCCAGCTCCCGCGCCAGCTTGGCCTCGACGGCCTGGGTCATGCCGATCAGGGAAAACCTCATCTGCCGGTAGGCCAGGGATTCGGCGCGGCTGGAAAATTGCGGCCCCTCCATATTGCAGTAGGTCCCGCCCAAGTGGGCGCTCAGGCCCGACTCCTTGGCCAGGCGGAACGCCAGCTGGCTGAGCGAACGGCAGGTGGGATCGGCCAGCGGCACGTGGGCTACGATGCCGTTTTCAAAGAATGTCTTCTCGCGCTTGAAGGTCATGTCAAAATACTGGTCGGGGATGACCAGCTCGCCCGGCCTGAGATCTTCCTGCAACGAGCCGACGGCAGTGATCGAGAACAGGTATTCCACCTTTAGCAGCTTCATGGCATAGAGGTTGGCCCGGTAATTGACCTCGGAAGGGTTCAGGCAGTGGCCGTGGCCGTGCCGGGACAGGAAAGCCACCGAGCGGTTGCGCAGCCGGCCGAGCATGAGTCGTTCCGTCGGCGCTCCGAACGGGGTTTTCAGCTTGACGGAGTGAACGCCTTCCATGCCTTCCAGGTCGTAAAAGCCGCTGCCGCCGATGATGCCAATTTCCGCGTATTCCATGGTGTCTCCTCGTGCTTACTTAAAATTGATTATTAAAAAAAATCTCCCCAAAGTCAACAGGATCGGGCCGCGGCCCGGCAATTCATTTTAAAAATCCGTCTAATCAATCGTGAATCAGTGAGGCCCGAAATGTCTGCAGCCATGGAAAGCATCCTTGTCCAGCGCCAAAACCCGTTAGCGGCCGTCCGGGCGCTTGACAATTTCAGTGCTTTGCTGGTAATACGGCAGGTAATGGAGCGAATATTCAGGGACGATTCTGACCTGCTGCAATCGGTGCTCGCCGGAGATGTGGCGAGCTGGCAGAAATTTGTTTTGAAGTACGCCCAGGCGATCTACCGGGCGACCGGCAAATATTGCGATGATTACGACGAAAAGATGGCCGTCTTCCTGCACATCCTCGAGAAATTGCGCGAAGAGCGCTTCGCGCGCCTGCGCCAATTCACCTTCAAGGCCAAGCTGTCCACGTGGCTGACCGTGGTCGCGCGCCGCCTGGCCCTTGATTTTTTAAGGGCGAAATACGGGCGCGATTTCCGTCTGAAAAAGATCCGGGTGGTTTCCTACGACGCCGTCCCCGCTTTCATGAAACACCTGGCCGACAACGATACACCTGAGCAAGAAATGGCCGGTTCCGAGCAGCGGCAGGCGCGCGACAGGCTGGCACAGGAGTTGCGCCAGGCGTTGCAAGGCTTGTCGGCCCAGGAACGCCTGGCCGTCCAGCTGGTCTATTTCAAGGGGCTGAAAATCAAGGAGGTGGGGAGGCTGCTCAGCGTGCCTTCCATATACAAGTTCATCGCCCGGGCCCTGGAGAAGATCAGGATGCAGATGGAGAGCCGGCCGCAATTTTCCCGCTCCGACGTTTCGGCCGCCCTGGGGGAGGAAGCTCATGAATGAGCATATCCGCAGCGAAGACTTGGCGGCCTACGTCGACGGGCTGCTGAGCGTCGAAAGCAAAAGCGCCGTGGAGAACCATATCGCCGGCTGTTCATCGGTTATTTGTTCCTCAGCAACAACCGCTTCTGGCAGGTTCCCGAGCAAAAAAAGCCGACAGCGGTCGAGGCCAAGGATGTGCAGCGGGCCGCCCCTGCGGACGCGGGCAAAACTGCCCAACGGGCCGATGGCGCTGGGAAAATGAAAAGCATGCCGGGCCGAGTTGTTGACGAAAAAAAATTCGCCGAACAGTCGTCTTTAAAAGAAAGAGAAACCAAGGTCACCGATAAAAGCTTGCCGGCAAACCCTGTCGCAACGGCGCCGGTTTTTAAAACGGAGGACAGGCTGCAGACCAAGCTGGAGGAACAGCCGCAGGAGGTCGCGGCGGCTGAAGCCATGCCGCAAAAAGAGGCGGCCGCGGAGCCGACTGTTCCAGGAGCCGTTGGCGGCGTGGCGCAAGATTTCGCGGCCCAAAACCAGGCCGTCGCCAGGGCTAAGAAGGGCAAGGCGTCGCCGCTTCTCCCTGTGCGCATCGAGGGCGAAGCTGGGGTAGGCGACCTGCGCAATCCCGAACTCCTCTCCGCCTGGTTCTGGCTGCCGGAGGGGCTGGCCCTGGAGTTAACGATCGACGGCGCTGGTAAGGTGGTCGAGGTCGTCAGCGAGGGGAAATTCACGCCGCCCGCGGCCAGGCAGGCGGAAACGGAAGCCAGGAAACTGCTGTTTTCCGCTTCCGCCAAGAAATTGCGCCGGGCCCGCCTGGTCGCCGAGCGCCAGCCGCCTAACCCAGCAGAGCTGGATAAGAGCCCTAGATAGCAAATTCAAAATTTGTTTTAAAAACTAACAAATTTTAGAATTTGCTATAGGGCTCTAATTGATGTCGAATTCGCTCTTGGCCAGGAAGGAGCCGTCAACGGTGATCAGCACGGTCCAGCGTCCTTTCTTTTCCGCGTAATAGGATTGCGGCAGGGCATCCCAAGCCACGAAATAGCTCAGGTACTTGCCCTTGGCGTTGATCTCCACGCTTTTCGACTCCCGGACCAGCTTTTTGTCGGGGGCGTACCAATGCCATTGCAGCTTCAGGGATTTGCTCACCTGCAGCACCTTGATCAGGGCGTAGAGGTTCGGGTCGGCGGCGGTCACCGCCTCGGCGACGATCTTATTCTCCAGGGCGGTTTTTTCCGGGATGGTCTTGACTATTGCCATCGTGTCGATGACGCACTCGGGATCGAGGGGGATCTCGACCGGGAAGCTGAAGCAGGCGGACAGAACGAGAGCCATAACCGCCACAGCCAGTGCCTTGAACATCGATGACGACAGCATCATAATTCTATTTTACACGATCGCCCTTTTCTAAACAAGCCGGGCCGGATCGGCACTCTTCTTGACTTTCCCTTGCCGCCCATGTATAGTGGGTCGCTGGCTGGCTTTAAAACCGGCCCAGGACTCGATTTTACAAACCATGCAGCAACCAAGGATCTCCATTCGCGGCGGCAGGCCGTTGAGCGGCGCTGTTTCCATTTCCGGGGCCAAGAACGCCGCCCTGCCCGAGCTGGCCGCTGTTTGCCTGAGCGCCGAAACGGTGCAATTTGAGAACGTCCCCCAGGTCGAGGACATCAAG
This region includes:
- a CDS encoding DapH/DapD/GlmU-related protein, producing MIAAAIDCSRPALEKLLFRDRGLRFWLACFYPSCTFFPLPHVGGNFDTLFVFDLAEFPVAGEAVLRELGRWLKNCDQATPWLYAPENSPFFIVSKAFLAQEKISLKPGLFKRLKAGKKARSLPLAYAIPLLNPETEPRQVESAVIGLQVRTLQKKGVRVEDFGNFFMDGLAPIGKGTTIGPGVVIKGESRIGKDVRIYPNCFIENSLVGDHCLILPGSIIRDSRIANDVQLGPYCHLRNGTLVKQGAKIGNFVEMKKSVFGQNSKAMHLTYVGDARVGRKVNIGAGTLTCNYDGTKKNPTVIEDNVFIGSGTELVAPVTVHRNSYVGAGSTITENVPRNALAIARQRQRNIPGWVLRKRKKKA
- a CDS encoding biopolymer transporter ExbD, giving the protein MSVDIGASKSKSEPNVVPLCDILLVLLIIFMVITPVLQKGIDIKLPETGGQGPEGPTTAVVLTMESDKTIKINQDPIELNLLENRLRDMYQIRQDKTIFIRADETLPYQEVLRIIDIAKGAGIEVLGVIPERYATGK
- a CDS encoding AMP-binding protein; the encoded protein is MEPERLLSEYTLTCMLETSVSRFRHRPALGMAFEKPITYGDFYNSVIGMSRILKKQGILKGDRIAILGENSANWGIAYFAAVLSGAIVVPILPDFSEADIHHVLTDSEAKILFTTQRQMEKVLGLREHKLQAVITLDDFNAENDWLPLEPFSKFIEKALNFLRQIPDKIGLKSSDIGEDDIASIIYTSGTSGHSKAVMLSHKNFVVNVLAADTVISVRPDWTFLSVLPLSHTYEFTLGFLFPLLKGARIVYAGKTPTPSVLEKICHQEKPTIIAAVPLIMEKIYKKKVQAAFEKSLFVKLLAKIPGFKMKIYRKIKGKLIDFFGGELQIMAIGGAAINREAEMFLRKSGFPYLIGYGLTESAPLLAGGPWGDATIPVGSTGKPISGVEIKIVGADPRSGIGEIYARGENIMKGYYKNPALTKEVIDDQGWLRTGDLGSFDKFGNLSIRGRCKNMILMSNGENIYPEAIEDKINACMHVSESLVMENKGLLEAWVYLDYDLIDEETRGESEKKKLAYIDELLEKLKGVINPQLAAFSQISRFVEHKEPFEKTATSKIKRYLYTH
- the buk gene encoding butyrate kinase; the encoded protein is MPQKLILVINPGNTSTKVAIYEGGSARWVESIKHSDDQLTRFSDMNAQKNFREELIQTFLKEKGIDPAEIQAVAARGGLLKPLASGTYAVNPAMVADLIEARQGSHASNLAAQIGYSIAQKLGITCYIVDPVSVDEAEPLARYSGHRLFSRVMLTHALNMKAVAKRFCREKKLDYRKVTLLVIHLGTGNSLSIHKGGRMIDAVNPAEEGAFSADRSGGLPTLQVARYICENNLPYKTFEKTVFGSGGLFSYLGSKDFLKIKDKYLAGDSETMEVVQAMAYQVAKEAGGLSTVVNGRVDAILVTGGIAFNEFFVELIRQRIQFIALLHVYPGEDEMQALAEGVLRVLSGEEKAKTY
- the mtnP gene encoding S-methyl-5'-thioadenosine phosphorylase; the protein is MEYAEIGIIGGSGFYDLEGMEGVHSVKLKTPFGAPTERLMLGRLRNRSVAFLSRHGHGHCLNPSEVNYRANLYAMKLLKVEYLFSITAVGSLQEDLRPGELVIPDQYFDMTFKREKTFFENGIVAHVPLADPTCRSLSQLAFRLAKESGLSAHLGGTYCNMEGPQFSSRAESLAYRQMRFSLIGMTQAVEAKLARELEMCFLPLALVTDFDCWHQSGESVTVEMVVANLNKAVAGVKKLLPLIIAAIPEKREACACGSALATSIITAPAMIPEKTYKKLELIVGKYIKSRL
- a CDS encoding RNA polymerase sigma factor, with amino-acid sequence MSAAMESILVQRQNPLAAVRALDNFSALLVIRQVMERIFRDDSDLLQSVLAGDVASWQKFVLKYAQAIYRATGKYCDDYDEKMAVFLHILEKLREERFARLRQFTFKAKLSTWLTVVARRLALDFLRAKYGRDFRLKKIRVVSYDAVPAFMKHLADNDTPEQEMAGSEQRQARDRLAQELRQALQGLSAQERLAVQLVYFKGLKIKEVGRLLSVPSIYKFIARALEKIRMQMESRPQFSRSDVSAALGEEAHE
- a CDS encoding zf-HC2 domain-containing protein; amino-acid sequence: MNEHIRSEDLAAYVDGLLSVESKSAVENHIAGCSSVICSSATTASGRFPSKKSRQRSRPRMCSGPPLRTRAKLPNGPMALGK